The DNA sequence CTCTTGAATATTGATATGAACTTGTCGGCCAGTCAACTCTTCCAGCTCTTTTCTCAGAGCCTCCACCCCGGAACCACCGCGTCCGATAACCATCCCCGGCTTAGCCGTATGAACTGTCAGCTGAACGCGTTTAGCCACCCGCTCTATTTCAATACCAGACACACCTGCTTGACGAGTCTTTTCTTTAATGTAATCCCTAATCTTGACATCCTCGAGCAGCAGGTCGGCGAAATCGCGATCGGCAAACCAACGTGCTTCCCAGTTCTTAATTATCCCGAGGCGCAAGCCATGGGGATTGACTTTTTGTCCCACGCACTATCCCTCCTTACTTTTCGCCGACCACAACGGTTATATGACTGGTGCGCTTTAAAATCGGGAATGCCTGCCCCATGCGTCGGGGGCGATAGCGTTTTAGCGTCGGCCCTTCATCTACATAAGCTCGCACCACGTATAGCTCCGACGGATCAAGATCAAGGTTGTTTTGTGCATTAGCCACGGCTGATGTTAACACTTTCTCTATCAGGCGTGAACCTCGCTTAGGCATAAACCGCAGAATCCCCATAGCCTCCTGCACACTCTTGCCACGGATAAGATCCATAACCACGCGCGCTTTCCGTGGGGCAATACGCACATAGCGAGCAACTGCTTTCGCTTCCATATTCTGCCCTCCTCTACTTCAGCGCCGTGGACCTTTCGGTATGAGAACCGTGGCCTCTGAAGAAGCGGGTCGGCGCAAACTCGCCCAGTTTGTGGCCAACCATATCTTCGCTGATATATACTGGGACATGTTTT is a window from the Bacillota bacterium genome containing:
- the rplV gene encoding 50S ribosomal protein L22; this encodes MEAKAVARYVRIAPRKARVVMDLIRGKSVQEAMGILRFMPKRGSRLIEKVLTSAVANAQNNLDLDPSELYVVRAYVDEGPTLKRYRPRRMGQAFPILKRTSHITVVVGEK